A window of Natator depressus isolate rNatDep1 chromosome 3, rNatDep2.hap1, whole genome shotgun sequence genomic DNA:
TTTAGGAGCAGAGGAGGCGGGTCATGGGTGGACCCACAGCACATGGGTTTATGGAGGTTTGGACAGTGCTGCTGCCCATAGGGCAACCTGGTGAGGCTGGCATAACTTAAACAGTTCATCAGGACTCTCTACGTTACAGCAGAGGTCTCTCCAGCCCTCAGAGCAGCCCAGAATCTGAAGGGTGAAAGGGTGTCTTAAAGCCACTTTTGTCTCCCTCCCGCAGTGTGCTAATCCTGTGCTGCTCCTCTAAGTAGCAGCCCAGAATCTCACCCAGGATTTTTAAGACTTCTTGCATTGCAGCGCACACTACACAGTGATAATACTTGTTTATGTTTAGTGGTATTTGAAGACCgtttatttttcttcttatttcTGGTTCACCTTTGACAATTTAGCAACTAAACTATGCAACAGAAGCATTGAGAGAAATGAAAATGGCCTGTTAAAAACAAGGAAGTAGTTTTCTCTATCTCGTCTCTGCCTCTAAGTGCTATATTTTTTATGAATAAAAGAGGAAACAAAGTTACGCAGTGGTGACTGAATTATTGGCAATGGTGGCACAAAGTGGGTAGGCAGGTTTTGTAAGCAACCAAATATCAGTTTTCAGGTTAAACTAAACAAATAAACCCACATATCATGGTATCTGGTTTTCCTGAGCTGCTTTGCCTCAGGGAACCAGGGTTTGTGTTGTCTGACCCCATAACTGATTCCCTGAGGAATTAAAAGGCTTGTTTGAACTTAAATAAAAACACAGATGCTTGAAGCACCAATACCAGAACCATCCCACACCGTTACTAGTGGGAAGTAATGGAGCAATACAAAATGGTAGAATAATTAACCCTAACAAACCCATATCAAAAAGGAAAATTCAGAACAATTTAGATCTTCTATTCTATAAACTCCAACACTATATTTCTACTTGCATAAAAAAGTTTCCAAGCCTTTCTACTAATTCCTGGTCATAATACTCTGTAAAAATAAGATAGTCTGTATGTATCTCTGGAATCTAAATATCAAAACAACAGTAAGGCACGTCTCCTGTTGTTTCTAGTATTTATGGGGAAGTATAAAAATATGTCGGCTTGACGTTGCCCAGGATCTCATCTTCGTAATTCGGAAGGCAGCAGAAGAAGAACGCCAGGCCTATTTCCATAATGGTGGTGGTCCAAGCAAAGCCATAGGCCCAGCTGAACATATTGACTCCTCTCATGTCAATTTCATTTGTGAACTTCACTGGATAAATGACCAGGGCCATGACCGAGAACACAgctgaagaaagagaaaagacaaTAACAACAAAAAGTCAGAATGAGTGATTAAACTGGTATCCATTAGAGTTTTTGCCTTGATGTTATCTCTAGCTGAATCCACCTTTGTTTTAGAGGTTTGAGGATTTACTATTTGGATggactttccattgattttaattgaaGTTTCCAAGTGCCGAGTGTCTATAGAACTGGGCATAGACTCCTTTGTTTGAAGAGTCAAATAAGGCAAGTACCAATTTTACAACAGGTACCATTTTAAAAGGCAACCTTTTCCTCATACACAGTCTTACCAGCAGCAAAGAGCAAGCCTCCGATTCCTCGTATGAAGTTGAACCGAAGCGTATCAATGGCGAATGCTATGATGGCCAGGGCAAAACAAATGACCAGAATGATATAGCCTAAAAGGAatgtggcagcagcagctctccCCCAGGCTGAAATCAGAAAGAAAACATATTATGAAGGCAACAACGCATTAAGGTAGATTCATGCCTGCCTTA
This region includes:
- the LOC141984022 gene encoding p53 apoptosis effector related to PMP-22-like encodes the protein MVQYGLDYTRCRWILPLMLGIAVIFGLIALAGRGWLESETEPYQHQASLWESCTMFPGELEWTCTSLMDYAWGRAAAATFLLGYIILVICFALAIIAFAIDTLRFNFIRGIGGLLFAAAVFSVMALVIYPVKFTNEIDMRGVNMFSWAYGFAWTTTIMEIGLAFFFCCLPNYEDEILGNVKPTYFYTSP